Within Deltaproteobacteria bacterium, the genomic segment GCGTCTGTGCCGTCGACCTCGAGATCGAAGCTGAATGTGGGAGCGACCTTCTCAAGCCACAGGTCGTAGAACCGACCGACGACTTCGCGGTCTGCCGTTTCGCTGATGTTCTTTCCGCTGGGTCGCGAGACCACGCGATCTACGCAGACAGCGCGATCCGCCTTCACGCGAACAATCGCGACGCGATGGTCGCGCATGAGCCGCTCGACAATTGGACGGTCGCTGACACCAGTGGACTCGATGGCGACGGGCAATACCGACCGCGCAAGCTGATCGCGGTAGGAGCGTACCAAGAAAGCACCCACCTCCTGGATCTGCGCTCGGAACTCCTCTCCAGTGCCGAATCGCTTTCGGAGGATGGGTTCGAGCTCGACGTAGGACATGATTGCCTGCTGAGACAGATATCTCCCGAGAAAGGATTTCCCCGAACCCGGCGGGCCCATCAGGATGATCGCGTCGTATCGTCCTGCCATTCGTCACTCACCATGCATTCGGTCGGTTGGCGTAATCGCGGCGATGGGGGTGCCGTCGTAGTCACCGCCTCGAACGCCGAGGAACGCGGCGATGGTTGGCGCGATATCGGTTACCGCCATCGGAACCGCCAGTTCTGCCGGCACGATGCCAGGGCCGCTCGCGGCTAGAAAACCATTGGGCATATGATTTCCCGAACGATAGATGTGGTCTCCCGAACGCCCGAACGGATGCGGCTTCAGGATCTCTCCGATCTTCGGCGACCCCGCCGACGCAATCGGTGCGGTCCGCTGCCACACCACGAGCAAGTCGGGAAGCCGGTCCGCATGCTCGCCGCGGTAGATCTCGCGGGTGCGTATCACGTCCTGCACCAGTGGTGTCCCCGTATCGAGATTCACCAACTCCCGCAGGTCACGAATCAATGCCGTGCAAAGCGCGTCGTACTCTGCTCCGGGATGAATCACACCGTTGGGTTCCCGGCCGACGAGATTGATGCGAATGGCGCCGCTGATCTCGTTGTGCGGCAGCACGAAGCAGCGACGCCGGCGCGTCGCGACATAATGTGCGCGACGACGCGCCCAATCGAGACGGTGGTGAGCGCGCTGGCGGATGCTGAACGGGACGCGCTGCCACACCGACTCGATGCGAGCGATGCGCTGCCGCGTGCGCACCGCGTCCGCGCCGTCGAGCCGTAGCAAGATCTCGTCGAGCAACGGCTCGCCGGTATAGTTTGCGGACATTCCGAGCGGGGAAAATACGATCACCGTGGTCTCCGCTCCGGCGCGTTCAAGCAACCGGCCGACGGCAGCATCGAGCGCCATATAGATTTGCTTGATTGGGTTACCGAGCGTAGCCGCGGCCGCCGCGTCGTGCTGTGGATGCGCCGGATCCAGAAGATGCCAGCAGCGGTGGCCGATGCAGTGGCTCTCCTTGAAGACCGTCAGGAAGAGGTCCCAATCATCGTGATCGAGGTAGTGAGCAGCGAGCGCGGCTTTCTTGTCAATGCCGGCGAGCAGGTGATCGCGAAACGCATCATCCGCTCCGTCCAGATCGCGGTTGCAGACATTCGACGGCTCAGCCCCAAACTGCGCGACGACTTGCGCGGCCAGGCTCCGCGGCCAACTTTCGACATGAGCATGGTCGTGCCCATGCACCGACCAATCGACGAGTTGGATTCCGTTGAGATCGTCGGC encodes:
- a CDS encoding alkaline phosphatase family protein is translated as MPAKLLVIGLDGADATLLRQWSDAGDLPVLRALRTRGVSVALTSPPGFGDDATWASLYTGVSPAKHGRYFYSQLRPGTYELQPFADADLKRPPLWESLSRAGRRVAIIDVPKCPLADDLNGIQLVDWSVHGHDHAHVESWPRSLAAQVVAQFGAEPSNVCNRDLDGADDAFRDHLLAGIDKKAALAAHYLDHDDWDLFLTVFKESHCIGHRCWHLLDPAHPQHDAAAAATLGNPIKQIYMALDAAVGRLLERAGAETTVIVFSPLGMSANYTGEPLLDEILLRLDGADAVRTRQRIARIESVWQRVPFSIRQRAHHRLDWARRRAHYVATRRRRCFVLPHNEISGAIRINLVGREPNGVIHPGAEYDALCTALIRDLRELVNLDTGTPLVQDVIRTREIYRGEHADRLPDLLVVWQRTAPIASAGSPKIGEILKPHPFGRSGDHIYRSGNHMPNGFLAASGPGIVPAELAVPMAVTDIAPTIAAFLGVRGGDYDGTPIAAITPTDRMHGE